The Lytechinus pictus isolate F3 Inbred chromosome 10, Lp3.0, whole genome shotgun sequence genome includes a window with the following:
- the LOC129270315 gene encoding uncharacterized protein LOC129270315 → MKSTTSHQGPGEMDLTGKMFRNHLQGGTSPLWMPDIREIISENTSSLYLEKKIPKIVKARRSLAPRHCSQELTQLRKAGVYNDEQEVEWDIGFLRGLVAGLERTFKAKAECEIHCAIIVISALNLSLRAEDLTELIDQIKKMTGQPPIVVITHRKHHDVREEIIGDFLTGLQQQRIDYVYEVENYTTSDHEYDAEKHLVLLEALYQCCLVGDKVMKYRETNQGCVIL, encoded by the exons ATGAAGAGCACAACTTCGCACCAGGGGCCTGGAGAGATGGACCTCACTGGGAAGATGTTCCGCAACCACCTGCAAGGGGGAACCTCGCCACTGTGGATGCCAGACATCAGAGAGATCATCTCAGAGAATACTTCGTCTCTCTA CTTAGAGAAGAAGATCCCAAAGATTGTCAAGGCCAGGCGCAGCCTTGCTCCACGCCACTGCTCACAGGAACTGACTCAACTGAGGAAAG CTGGTGTGTATAATGATGAGCAAGAAGTTGAATGGGATATTGGTTTTCTACGAGGCCTGGTAGCTGGGTTAGAGAGGACCTTCAAGGCTAAAGCAGAATGTGAAATCCACTGCGCCATTATCGTCATCAG TGCTTTGAACCTAAGCCTCCGAGCCGAAGACTTGACCGAACTCATtgatcagataaaaaaaatgactg GGCAACCGCCTATCGTGGTCATCACCCACCGGAAACACCATGACGTACGGGAAGAAATCATCGGTGATTTCCTGACGGGACTGCAGCAGCAGCGCATCGATTACGTGTACGAGGTCGAGAACTACACCACGTCTGATCACGAGTATGATGCCGAGAAGCATCTGGTTCTCCTTGAAGCCCTCTATCAATGCTGCCTCGTTGGTGACAAGGTCATGAAATACAGGGAAACCAATCAGGGTTGTGTTATTCTGTAA